The proteins below come from a single Malus domestica chromosome 03, GDT2T_hap1 genomic window:
- the LOC103418731 gene encoding trans-cinnamate 4-monooxygenase, which yields MDLLLLEKTLLGLFVAVIVAIAISKLRGKKFKLPPGPIPVPVFGNWLQVGDDLNHRNLTDLAKKFGDCFLLRMGQRNLVVVSSPELAKEVLHTQGVEFGSRTRNVVFDIFTGEGQDMVFTVYGEHWRKMRRIMTVPFFTNKVVQQYRHGWESEAAAVVEDVKKHPEAATSGMVLRRRLQLMMYNNMYRIMFDRRFESEEDPLFVKLKGLNGERSRLAQSFDYNYGDFIPILRPFLRGYLKICKEVKEKRIQLFKSYFVDERKKLSSTRATTNEGLKCAIDHILDAQQKGEINEDNVLYIVENINVAAIETTLWSIEWGIAELVNHPEIQKKLRDELDAVLGRGVQITEPDVQKLPYLQAVIKETLRLRMAIPLLVPHMNLQDAKLGGFDIPAESKILVNAWWLANNPALWKKPEEFRPERFLEEESKVEANGNDFRYLPFGVGRRSCPGIILALPILGITIGRLVQNFELLPPPGQSKLDTSEKGGQFSLHILKHSTIVMKSRA from the exons ATGGACCTCCTCCTCCTGGAAAAGACCCTTCTGGGTCTCTTCGTCGCCGTGATCGTCGCCATCGCCATTTCAAAACTCCGCGGCAAGAAATTCAAGCTCCCGCCTGGTCCCATACCCGTACCCGTTTTCGGAAACTGGCTCCAGGTCGGCGACGACCTCAACCACCGTAATCTCACCGACCTCGCCAAGAAATTCGGCGACTGCTTCCTCCTCCGCATGGGGCAGCGCAACCTCGTCGTCGTCTCGTCGCCGGAGCTCGCCAAGGAGGTGCTCCACACCCAGGGAGTCGAATTCGGGTCGAGGACCCGAAACGTCGTATTTGATATCTTCACCGGTGAAGGCCAGGACATGGTGTTCACCGTCTACGGCGAGCACTGGCGTAAAATGCGGCGGATCATGACTGTCCCCTTCTTCACCAACAAGGTGGTCCAGCAGTACCGCCACGGATGGGAATCTGAGGCGGCGGCGGTCGTCGAGGACGTGAAAAAGCACCCTGAGGCGGCGACCAGTGGGATGGTGCTGAGGAGGCGGCTGCAGCTGATGATGTACAACAACATGTACAGAATCATGTTCGATCGGCGATTCGAAAGCGAGGAGGATCCCCTGTTCGTGAAGCTCAAGGGATTGAACGGGGAGAGGAGCCGATTGGCCCAGAGCTTCGACTACAACTACGGCGATTTTATCCCCATTTTAAGGCCCTTTTTGAGAGGGTATTTGAAGATCTGCAAGGAGGTGAAGGAGAAGAGGATTCAGCTGTTTAAGAGCTATTTCGTTGACGAGAGGAA GAAACTTTCAAGCACACGGGCTACAACAAACGAGGGGTTGAAGTGCGCCATTGACCACATCCTCGACGCGCAGCAGAAGGGAGAAATCAACGAGGATAATGTTCTCTACATCGTCGAGAACATCAATGTTGCTG CTATTGAAACCACATTGTGGTCGATCGAGTGGGGAATTGCCGAGCTAGTGAACCATCCTGAAATCCAGAAGAAGTTGAGGGATGAACTTGACGCAGTCCTCGGCCGCGGAGTTCAGATCACAGAGCCCGATGTTCAGAAACTTCCCTACCTGCAAGCCGTGATCAAGGAGACTCTACGACTTCGCATGGCAATCCCACTCCTTGTTCCCCACATGAACCTCCAGGACGCCAAGCTCGGCGGGTTTGACATCCCAGCGGAGAGCAAGATTTTGGTGAATGCTTGGTGGTTGGCAAACAACCCTGCCCTGTGGAAGAAACCGGAGGAGTTTAGGCCCGAGAGGTTTTTGGAGGAGGAGTCGAAGGTGGAGGCTAACGGGAACGACTTCAGGTATCTCCCGTTTGGTGTTGGGAGGAGAAGTTGTCCCGGGATTATCCTGGCCCTGCCAATCCTAGGCATTACAATTGGACGTTTAGTCCAGAACTTCGAGCTTCTGCCTCCGCCGGGACAGTCCAAGCTCGACACCTCGGAGAAAGGTGGGCAGTTCAGCCTGCACATCCTGAAGCATTCCACCATTGTGATGAAGTCGAGGGCGTAG
- the LOC103427139 gene encoding trans-cinnamate 4-monooxygenase-like has product MDLFLLENTLLGLFVAVIVAIAISKLRGKKFKLPPGPMPVPVFGNWLQVGDDLNHRNLSDLARKFGDCFLLRMGQRNLVVVSSTELAKEVLHTQGVEFGSRTRNVVVDIFTGKGQDMVFTVYGEHWRKMRRIMTVPFFTNKVVQQYRHGWESDAAAVVEDVKKHPEAATSGMVLRKRLQLMMYNNVYKIMFDRRFESEEDPLFVKLKRSNGDRSQLAQSFDYNYGDFIPILRPFLRGYLKICKEVTEKRMLLFKDHFIDERKKHTSTQATTDEGLKCAIDHILEAKQKGEINEDNIYHIVDNVNAAAIETTMWSMEWGIAELVNHPEIQKKLREELDAVLGRGVQITEPDIQKLPYLQAVIKETLRLRMAIPLLVPHMNLQDAKLGGFDIPAESKILVNAWWLANNPALWKKPKEFRPERFLEEESKVETNGNDFRYLPFGVGRRSCPGIILALPILGITIGRLVQNFELLPPPGQSKIDTSEKRGQFSLHLLKHSTIVMKPRA; this is encoded by the exons ATGGACCTCTTCCTCCTGGAAAATACCCTTCTGGGTCTCTTCGTCGCGGTGATCGTCGCCATTGCCATTTCAAAACTCCGCGGCAAGAAATTCAAGCTCCCGCCGGGTCCCATGCCCGTACCTGTTTTCGGAAACTGGCTCCAGGTCGGCGACGACCTCAACCACCGTAATCTCTCCGACCTCGCCAGGAAATTCGGCGACTGCTTCCTCCTCCGAATGGGACAGCGCAACCTCGTCGTCGTCTCCTCGACGGAGCTCGCCAAGGAGGTGCTCCACACCCAGGGAGTCGAATTTGGGTCGAGGACCAGAAACGTCGTCGTTGATATTTTCACCGGTAAAGGCCAGGACATGGTGTTCACCGTCTACGGCGAGCACTGGCGGAAAATGAGGCGGATCATGACCGTTCCTTTCTTCACCAACAAGGTCGTCCAGCAGTACCGCCACGGATGGGAATCGGACGCGGCGGCGGTCGTCGAGGACGTGAAAAAGCACCCTGAGGCGGCGACCAGTGGGATGGTGCTGCGGAAGCGGCTGCAGCTGATGATGTACAACAACGTATACAAAATCATGTTCGATCGGCGATTCGAGAGCGAGGAGGATCCCCTGTTCGTGAAGCTCAAGCGATCGAACGGGGACAGGAGCCAATTGGCGCAGAGCTTCGATTACAACTACGGCGATTTTATCCCGATTTTAAGGCCCTTTTTGAGAGGGTATTTGAAGATCTGCAAGGAAGTGACGGAGAAGAGGATGCTGCTGTTTAAGGACCATTTCATTGACGAGAGGAA GAAACATACAAGCACACAGGCTACAACAGATGAAGGGCTGAAGTGCGCCATTGACCACATCCTCGAAGCCAAGCAGAAGGGAGAAATCAACGAGGACAATATTTACCACATCGTGGACAACGTCAATGCCGCTG CTATTGAAACCACCATGTGGTCGATGGAGTGGGGAATCGCTGAGCTCGTGAACCACCCCGAAATCCAAAAGAAGTTGAGGGAAGAACTCGATGCAGTCCTCGGCCGCGGAGTTCAGATCACAGAGCCCGACATTCAAAAACTTCCCTACCTGCAAGCCGTGATCAAGGAGACTCTCCGACTGCGCATGGCAATCCCACTCCTTGTTCCCCACATGAACCTCCAGGACGCCAAGCTCGGCGGGTTTGACATCCCGGCGGAGAGCAAGATTTTGGTGAATGCTTGGTGGTTGGCAAACAACCCTGCCTTGTGGAAGAAACCGAAGGAGTTTAGGCCCGAGAGGTTTTTGGAGGAGGAGTCGAAGGTGGAGACTAACGGGAACGACTTCAGGTATCTCCCGTTTGGTGTTGGGAGGAGAAGCTGTCCCGGGATTATCCTGGCCCTGCCAATCCTGGGCATTACAATTGGACGTTTAGTCCAGAACTTCGAGCTTCTGCCTCCGCCGGGACAGTCCAAGATCGACACCTCGGAGAAACGTGGGCAGTTCAGCCTGCACCTCCTGAAGCACTCCACCATTGTGATGAAGCCAAGGGCGTAG
- the LOC114826720 gene encoding uncharacterized protein, translating into MMLACEKSAYDEATKGKKDASGLYDKPFPHYHSLGEIYAKDRAMGANAGNADDDEEEVRLEDANVNQHEGEDESGNDFDTSFSVPNTQQQRNAESNTSNISRKRTRVADEMAKQFSIMAKAIADVGPKIDGLVHALSTDINLTEMQQKLDSELTKMEFLSPMDLFKVTNFLAKEHDLLRVFFNMSDERKSAYVTTLLQTWMHNDI; encoded by the exons ATGATGTTGGCTTGTGAGAAAAGTGCGTATGACGAGGCTACGAAG ggtaAAAAGGATGCAAGTGGATTGTACGATAAGCCTTTTCCGCACTACCACAGTTTGGGAGAGATTTATGCAAAAGATCGTGCTATGGGTGCAAATGCTGGTAACGCTGATGACGATGAAGAAGAAGTTAGACTTGAAGATGCCAATGTCAATCAACATGAAGGTGAGGATGAAAGTGGAAATGACTTTGATACTTCTTTCTCAGTACCAAATACCCAACAACAAAGGAATGCAGAAAGTAACACATCAAACATTAGTCGCAAAAGGACAAGAGTAGCGGATGAAATGGCCAAGCAATTCTCTATTATGGCTAAAGCTATAGCCGATGTGGGACCTAAGATTGATGGTCTAGTTCATGCACTGTCAACCGATATAAATCTGACCGAAATGCAACAAAAACTTGACAGTGAGTTGACCAAAATGGAGTTTTTGTCTCCCATGGATTTATTTAAAGTCACTAACTTCTTGGCCAAAGAACATGACCTTTTGAGGGTGTTTTTCAACATGTCTGATGAAAGGAAGAGTGCATATGTGACTACTTTGTTGCAGACTTGGATGCATAACGACATCTAA